A DNA window from Drosophila virilis strain 15010-1051.87 chromosome 4, Dvir_AGI_RSII-ME, whole genome shotgun sequence contains the following coding sequences:
- the LOC6628270 gene encoding selenoprotein BthD, which translates to MSQKRATPPLNPLQPVLYIECCRAHADYQRRATELHASLADALRTLQPDLQLQLRLNENNMPRLGSFEVAIAATPTESVQERQVLWTGLERVPVSAKVPHVDDIIAPACIALRLRHSQAGSSSINLVRTSDGDITKILQRRNLQ; encoded by the coding sequence ATGTCGCAGAAACGTGCGACACCGCCATTGAATCCGCTTCAGCCAGTTCTCTATATTGAATGCTGTCGCGCCCATGCCGACTACCAAAGACGCGCCACGGAGTTGCATGCCTCATTGGCGGACGCGTTGCGCACACTGCAGCCAgatttgcagctgcagctgcgcttGAACGAGAACAACATGCCACGCCTCGGCTCATTCGAGGTGGCCATCGCAGCAACACCCACGGAATCTGTTCAGGAGCGTCAAGTATTATGGACGGGCCTGGAGCGTGTGCCTGTCTCGGCCAAGGTGCCGCATGTGGATGACATTATTGCGCCAGCCTGCATTGCCCTGAGACTGCGGCACAGCCAGGCGGGCAGCAGTAGCATTAACCTGGTCCGCACAAGCGATGGCGACATCACGAAAATACTGCAAAGACGCAACCTTCAGTAG